The proteins below come from a single Ovis canadensis isolate MfBH-ARS-UI-01 breed Bighorn chromosome 23, ARS-UI_OviCan_v2, whole genome shotgun sequence genomic window:
- the LOC138428545 gene encoding serpin B4-like, translated as MSSLGEAIIHLAIDLFHQIRQSKKENIFLSPFSISSALAMTYLGARENTASEMEKVLHFSKITENARGGAAKDRVEKPGSVHHHFQKLLTELKKSTDAYELSVANRLYGEKEFPFLQEYMDNVKKYYLASVESADFKNAAEESRKMINSWVESQTNERIKGLFPKDSLDSTTVLVLVNAVYFKGQWNQKFQEESTAEEKFWLNKDTSKPVQMMKQTDSFNFVSLEDVQAKILEIPYKGEELSMMVLLPNKVDGLQKLEDQLTAEKLIAWTSPQNMGKRQVHLYLPRFKVEESYDLVPTLQALGMVDAFRDEVADFSGMTRKYDLVVSKVFHKSFVEVTEEGTEAAAATGVGVSVVTSLPFHESFRCDHPFLFLIKHIKTNSILFCGRVSSP; from the exons ATGAGTTCCCTCGGTGAAGCAATCATCCACCTTGCAATCGATCTGTTCCACCAGATCAGACaatcaaagaaggaaaacatcTTCCTGTCCCCTTTCAGTATCTCGTCAGCCTTAGCCATGACTTACTTAGGGGCCCGAGAAAACACCGCATCCGAAATGGAGAAG GTACTTCACTTCAGTAAAATCACAGAGAACGCAAGAGGAGGAGCCGCAAAAGATCGC GTTGAAAAGCCAGGAAGTGTTCATCATCACTTTCAAAAGCTTCTGACGGAATTAAAGAAATCCACTGATGCCTATGAGCTGAGTGTCGCCAACAGGCTCTATGGAGAAAAGGAGTTTCCGTTTCTCCAG GAATACATGGATAATGTTAAGAAATACTACCTGGCCAGTGTGGAAtctgctgattttaaaaatgctgcAGAGGAAAGTCGAAAGATGATTAACTCCTGGGTGGAGAGCCAAACCAATG AAAGAATCAAGGGTCTGTTTCCCAAAGACTCTCTCGACAGCACCACTGTTCTGGTTCTGGTGAACGCCGTCTATTTCAAAGGGCAGTGGAACCAGAAATTTCAGGAAGAAAGTACTGCGGAGGAAAAGTTTTGGCTGAACAAG GATACAAGCAAACCTGTGCAGATGATGAAACAAACCGATAGCTTCAATTTCGTGTCACTGGAGGATGTGCAAGCCAAGATCCTGGAAATCCCATACAAAGGCGAAGAGCTAAGCATGATGGTTCTGCTGCCCAATAAAGTAGACGGTCTGCAGAAG CTTGAAGACCAGCTCACTGCTGAGAAGCTAATAGCGTGGACGAGCCCACAGAATATGGGGAAGAGACAAGTGCATTTATACCTGCCTCGGTTTAAAGTGGAAGAGAGCTACGACCTCGTGCCCACACTGCAAGCCCTGGGGATGGTGGACGCCTTCCGTGATGAGGTGGCCGACTTCTCGGGCATGACCAGGAAATATGATCTGGTGGTATCAAAGGTCTTCCACAAGTCCTTTGTGGAGGTGACCGAGGAGGGCACGGAGGCCGCGGCTGCTACCGGTGTGGGTGTCAGTGTTGTCACGTCACTACCGTTTCACGAGAGTTTCCGCTGTGATCACCCTTTCCTGTTCCTCATCAAGCACATCAAGACCAACAGCATCCTCTTCTGCGGCCGAGTCTCTTCCCCTTAG